One genomic segment of Epinephelus fuscoguttatus linkage group LG19, E.fuscoguttatus.final_Chr_v1 includes these proteins:
- the LOC125879769 gene encoding uncharacterized protein LOC125879769 codes for MSSPFLFDDLAVQMCRISILIVFFFITNTQGCHQRNISCDHIKTDDGFEFPYQCPENSEIFVDHDKTPFAYRELGNHNFECSREAISIDNHTVVTRGCQDLQVKCIFPNGEKRVKETCMEYKITGKPSFGNIMDAAQQSSWDKFECNTNKGKLKRPQPDDSPTRYRHLIIGVPLVLMIFVIVGMLCCCYSRWKKKQHGAVPELVSYLWTDGCLRKNSPADREEELETGAAECDSIQEVTAGDSGTQQNGVKRTSVMSASGPRGCGENDNEHDDTLGNVLVHSIDLNADGTSPQSVSLDRNLSNGRTELAENGDVSAPDVNGAANRRAMYRSLRDDPGGVHYNKDKDVVQIMEEPSGWTHGGHGREDHGREVQPLLSDHGAASQGFDMTGGAAASDQVSRCSSAQDTDVESTPKIKNCGQHIN; via the exons ATGTCCTCTCCTTTTTTATTCGACGATTTGGCCGTTCAAATGTGTCGAATTAGTATTttgattgtgtttttctttatcaCTAACACACAAG GCTGCCATCAGAGAAACATTTCCTGCGACCACATTAAGACTGATGATGGATTTGAGTTCCCGTATCAGTGTCCTGAGAATAGTGAGATTTTTGTGGATCATGATAAG ACCCCATTTGCTTATCGTGAGCTTGGCAATCACAATTTTGAGTGTTCACGTGAAGCCATTAGCATTGACAACCATACAGTCGTGACAAGAGGCTGCCAGGACCTGCAGGTTAAATGTATATTTCCTAAT GGAGAGAAGCGTGTGAAGGAGACATGTATGGAATATAAAATTACTG GAAAGCCTTCTTTTGGCAATATAATGGATGCGGCTCAGCAAAGCAGTTGGGACAAATTTGAGTGCAACACCAACAAGG GGAAGTTGAAAAGACCTCAGCCCGATGATTCACCAACACGGTATCGGCACCTCATCA TCGGTGTACCACTTGTGCTCATGATCTTTGTGATCGTTGGGATGCTTTGTTGCTGTTACAGTCGATGGAAAAA GAAGCAGCACGGCGCAGTTCCTGAGCTTGTAAGTTACCTATGGACTGACGGTTGTCTCAGAAAGAATTCCCCTGCAGACAGAGAAGAGGAACTAGAAACTGG TGCTGCCGAATGTGACTCTATCCAGGAGGTCACAGCTGGTGATTCAGGGACTCAGCAGAATGGTGTTAAGAG AACGAGTGTAATGTCTGCCTCTGGTCCGCGTGGATGTGGTGAAAATGATAACGAGCATGATGACACACTTGGAAATGTGCTTGTTCACAG TATTGATCTCAACGCTGATGGCACGTCTCCTCAATCCGTTAGTCTGGACCGCAACTTGAGCAACGGGAGAACCGAGCTGGCTGAAAA TGGAGACGTAAGTGCCCCTGACGTTAACGGAGCCGCTAATCGTCGAGCCATGTACAG GAGCTTGAGGGACGATCCAGGAGGAGTGCATTATAATAAAGACAAGGACGTTGTTCA GATCATGGAGGAGCCCAGTGGATGGACTCATGGTGGTCATGGTCGTGAAGATCACGGGAGGGAAGTACAGCCGCTGCTGTCAGATCATGG agctgccTCCCAAGGTTTTGACATGACAGGTGGAGCCGCAGCTTCAGACCAGGTCAGCAGGTGCTCTAGTGCACAG gACACTGACGTGGAGTCAACACCCAAGATCAAAAACTGTGGTCAACATATaaactga